Genomic segment of Deinococcus gobiensis I-0:
CGACGAGGCGGCGAGCGTCCACAGGGAAAGCAGACCGCCTTGCGGTCTGCAAAGTATCGTGAGGTGGTCGGCTCCTCAGGGTTTTCATCGCAGAAATACCGTACAGGAGCCGACTTTCTGCTGCCTACTGTGCGTTTTGAAGGGTAGTCAGAAGGCTGATACATCGTTTCCCGCTTACAAGATCCGGCTAGCTCAAGATCTGTCGTACGACACCGCGCACCTCATCTCTGAACCAGAGGCTCGCGGCATCTCCATCTGTCCGCATATGCCAAGTCATCATCACCGGCACGGGCTCAACGCGTACAGGGACTGGACGCCTCTCCAGTCCTAAGGCGCTCAGTGTCGCTCCCATCATCTTCGAGGGCACACTGATGAGCAGCTCACTTTGGGCGGCAAGCTGTGCAGCGACCGCTGCGACCGGGACAGCCACGACGACTTCGCGGGTCAGTCCCTGCTCCGCAAGTGCAACATCCACCGGGCCATGCAGACGACCTCGACGCGAGACACTGACGTGTTGTGCCGCCGCAAACCGCTCCGCTGTCAGTTCCCCTGTCAGCAACGGATGCTGCGCCCGTAACGCCACAGTCAGGTGGTCGTGCCCGACCACTTCCGTCACCAGATCCGGTGCCGGTGGAGGAGCTGCGCCCAGCATGAGATCGGTCTCGCCGCGACGCAGATCCTGCACTTCTTCATCCCCACGCCCCTGGGTCTCACTCAGCAAGCGCAATTGCACCCTCGGTGCTTGCCGCGTGACTTTGCTGACCACGTGTGGCACCAGTGCATCCAGTAAGGCGTCATGCCCACGCAGCGTGAAGGCGCGCTGGAGCGTCGCGAGATTGAGGGCCTCTGGGGGCTGGAGGAGTGCCCGTGCCTGGAGCACCGTGGCATGCACCTGTTCCCGGATGCTCAGGGCATAGGGCGTCGGTGTCATGAACCGGCCGCTGCGAACCAGGATGGCGTCCCCGGTCACCCGCCGGATCCGCCCCAGCGTACGGCTCATCGCCGGTTCAGACAGGTTCAGCCGGAAGGCCGCGCCGCCGACACTGCCCTCTTCTAAGAGCACATCTAACGCCCTCAACAGATTCAGATCGAGTTGCATTCAAGTAAAGATACTTCTGCGTGAGTTGCATTTGTAGTTAAGTTCTAGGGAGCGTAGGGTCGGTGTCAGGAGGTTCTTCCATGACGACTCAACCCAATCAACTGCTCCTTGACCCTGTGGTGCACGCCTTGCGCGAAGCGGGTACGGTGCTCCGCTCCCGCTTCGATCCCCATCGCCGCCCTCCTACCACCCTGGAGGACGTCGTCCGGGCCATCGACGCCAATGACGCTGCTGTTCTGGAGGTCCTGCGCCCCCGCCTGGAAGCTCTTCGCCCCCAGGCCCATTGGGCAGAGGACGAATTGGAAAGCGGGGCCCTGCCAGACGGAGAGTGGTGGGTGGTGGACCCGGCCGAAGGCAACATCAACCACGTGCAGGGCCTGACCGAGTGGGGGGTCACCGCCACGCTGATCCGTGACAACCAGCCCGTCCTGACCGCCGCCTATCTCCCCCTGCAAGAGCAGCTCTTCACGGCGGTTCAGGGAGGCGGCGCCTTCCTGAACGGAACGCCGCTGCAGGTGTCGGACAAGCGGGAGTTGCAGGCCGCCATCGTCGGCACTGGACAGGCCCGACCCGGGGAAGACCCGCGTGACCTGTACCGCTTAGGTCTCTCCGTCCCAGCCGTGATGGAACGCGCCCTGGTCGTGCGCGTGTCAGTCCCCGCCACCCTCCCGCTGCTGGAAGTCGCGTCCGGACATCTGGACGCATTCTGGCAGTTCAGCGGTGTGCGCAGCGGGCTGGTGTCCGGGGCACTCCTGGTCCAGGAGGCGGGCGGTCAGGTCACGGACGTGCTCGGGCAGCCTTGGACGGTGCAGAGTTCGACCTTCGTGGCCAGCACGCCCGGGATTCACACGGCACTGGTCGACGTGCTGTCGCCCCTCGAGGGGGCGGGGGCGTGATGTCGGGCACCTCCCTCACCGTCAGTATCCTGGGCACCGGTCGCGTCGGCATTCATCTCGCGACAGCGCTTCTTCAGCAGGGCCATAAGGTCATCCTGGGCAGCCGCTCCCCTGAAGAGGCCACCGCTCGCTGGACGGGCCCCACCATGCCGATTCTTTCCCTGGCAGCAGCGGCAAGCGCGGCTCCGCTCGTCGTGAATGCCCTACCCGGCGAGCAGGCCTTGACCGTACTCAGCGGTCTGGAAACCGCGCTCGCTGGCCGGGTCCTGCTGGATGTGGCCAATGCCACGACCCGCACGGAGGGGGGTCTGACCTTGCTCTATCCTGGGAGCAGTCTGGCCGAGCGGCTTCAACTGGCGCTGCCAGAGACGCGGGTGGTGAAGTCGCTCAATACCATGATGTACCGCGTCATGACCGATCCACAGGGACAGGCTATGCCGCCGACCGTGTTCCTTGCAGGGAACGATGATGGGGCCAAGCAGGCTGTCCGGGAATTGCTGGGGGCCCTGGGGTGGCCGCCGGAGTGGCAACTGGACTTGGGGGATGTCACCGCCGCGCGCGGTACGGAAGCGCTCTTCTTGGTGGTGCCGTCTCTGGTGCAAATCTTGGGGTTTGTCCCGTTCAGTGTGAGCGTGACGCAGGCCAAGACGTCTGGGCTCGAGCCGATGAATTCCTAGTAAAGCCCACCGCCTCCGTGCCCCTTGCGATAACGCTCGTTTCCGCAAGGGATGTAGGGGCGTGAGCTGGACGCACAGTTTGAGTCGCGCAAACCTGTTGCTTTAGCCGCACGATTGGCAAGATGTTTGCGCAAGCACCTGTCGGGACATCGCCCCTCTTCCTCACTTTCTGTTTCACTTATTTCACTTAGCCTCTCTCCAGGAGGTCAAGATGACGTTGCAACTCAAACAGGTCGTCCAGCAGGAAGATCTTCGTCTCGTCCAGGACGCCCTGACCCAGCTGGAACAGGGCGAGCGGACCGTGACGCTCCCCTCCGTCCTTACGCCCTTCCTCAGCGATCTTCTCCGGCATATCCAGCAGGGCGAAGCGCTGACGGTCGTCACGACGGAGCAGGAACTCACGACCAATGAGGCGGCCACGCTCCTGGGAGTCAGCCGACCCTTCCTCATCCATAACCTGCTCGACGCCGGCCTGCTCCCCTTCCATCGGGTCGGCAGTCATCGCCGGATTTCCGCAGGGGACCTCCTGGCGTACCGTGAGGAACAGCAGCGGCGCTACGCCTTACTCGACGAGCTGGCCCAAGAGGCTCAGGACCTGGACCTCTACTGAATGCAGGCCAACCCCATCGTCCTCTGTGATGCCAACGTCCTCTATGGCCAATGGCTCCGCGACCTGGTGATGTGGCTGGGCACGGTCGCGTTGGTGCGCCCGCGCTGGACCGAACGGATCGAGCAGGAGTGGCTGGGCAACCTCCTTGAGCACCGCCCGGATCTGGACGCTGCGCGCGTGCAGCGCACGGCCCAGCTCATGAATCAAGTTCTCCCGGAAGCCAAGGTTCCCACCCCACATGACGCGCCGCTGCTGACCCTGCCTGATCCGGATGACGTCCATGTGCTTCAAGCGGCGCTCGCTGCGGAGGCAACCTATCTGCTCACTTTCAACCTGGCGGACTTCCCAGAAGACGTCTGCCGGCGTGTGGGGATCGAGGTCCTCCACCCGGACACCTTCCTGGTCCAGTTGCACCAGGCACAGCC
This window contains:
- a CDS encoding LysR family transcriptional regulator; the encoded protein is MQLDLNLLRALDVLLEEGSVGGAAFRLNLSEPAMSRTLGRIRRVTGDAILVRSGRFMTPTPYALSIREQVHATVLQARALLQPPEALNLATLQRAFTLRGHDALLDALVPHVVSKVTRQAPRVQLRLLSETQGRGDEEVQDLRRGETDLMLGAAPPPAPDLVTEVVGHDHLTVALRAQHPLLTGELTAERFAAAQHVSVSRRGRLHGPVDVALAEQGLTREVVVAVPVAAVAAQLAAQSELLISVPSKMMGATLSALGLERRPVPVRVEPVPVMMTWHMRTDGDAASLWFRDEVRGVVRQILS
- a CDS encoding inositol monophosphatase family protein, which codes for MTTQPNQLLLDPVVHALREAGTVLRSRFDPHRRPPTTLEDVVRAIDANDAAVLEVLRPRLEALRPQAHWAEDELESGALPDGEWWVVDPAEGNINHVQGLTEWGVTATLIRDNQPVLTAAYLPLQEQLFTAVQGGGAFLNGTPLQVSDKRELQAAIVGTGQARPGEDPRDLYRLGLSVPAVMERALVVRVSVPATLPLLEVASGHLDAFWQFSGVRSGLVSGALLVQEAGGQVTDVLGQPWTVQSSTFVASTPGIHTALVDVLSPLEGAGA
- a CDS encoding NADPH-dependent F420 reductase; its protein translation is MSGTSLTVSILGTGRVGIHLATALLQQGHKVILGSRSPEEATARWTGPTMPILSLAAAASAAPLVVNALPGEQALTVLSGLETALAGRVLLDVANATTRTEGGLTLLYPGSSLAERLQLALPETRVVKSLNTMMYRVMTDPQGQAMPPTVFLAGNDDGAKQAVRELLGALGWPPEWQLDLGDVTAARGTEALFLVVPSLVQILGFVPFSVSVTQAKTSGLEPMNS
- a CDS encoding helix-turn-helix domain-containing protein is translated as MTLQLKQVVQQEDLRLVQDALTQLEQGERTVTLPSVLTPFLSDLLRHIQQGEALTVVTTEQELTTNEAATLLGVSRPFLIHNLLDAGLLPFHRVGSHRRISAGDLLAYREEQQRRYALLDELAQEAQDLDLY
- a CDS encoding PIN domain-containing protein, producing MQANPIVLCDANVLYGQWLRDLVMWLGTVALVRPRWTERIEQEWLGNLLEHRPDLDAARVQRTAQLMNQVLPEAKVPTPHDAPLLTLPDPDDVHVLQAALAAEATYLLTFNLADFPEDVCRRVGIEVLHPDTFLVQLHQAQPEMVQQTLVRLQRQKVRPPLSWQELAQAFGRAGLAQFSRLLLDHPPDT